A region of the Cucurbita pepo subsp. pepo cultivar mu-cu-16 chromosome LG14, ASM280686v2, whole genome shotgun sequence genome:
CTTTATGAGggcatggaaacctctctctagcagaattgttgtaaaattgtgagactgacagtgatacgtaacgagtcaaatcGAATATGGGccttaacaataataaaacctAATGACATTTTTTCCACACAAATTCATATaatgaaaagggaagaagTTGCAATAAAGTCCAAACATAAAGACATTGACATTTTTGGTCATGGTCAAACTTGATGGAGGTAGATGCAACTACTACACACACACTTGCTTTTAGCCTTCATTAATGCACAAAGGCAAAATGCATCACCATGTCCTTTGAATTCAAAAGGGATGGGAGCTAGCATTAATTCCCCcaaatcaatttcatttctcCCCCTTCTTTCGTTCATCTATTTATTAGCAGCACCGTGTACGAGTGAATTGCGCGTATACAGAATACTCTAGTTACTTactcaaataatttatacatatattattCACTATGACAGATATACTAATCGTAGTTGTCTCAATTGACATACGAGGACAAAAATTAATACTCTAATGATATTCGgagataaataattaattaaaataaccgtaactaattttaataatttttttaatgttttaagtttcgtatttttaagaattgttttttttttcaaatacaaaaagacATTTTAAGTGACATATATGCAATTTGATGTCCTAAcgtaaatataatataatcaaGACTTTTGATCaataatcattattttattaattaatttagggctatataaattaatattttgactcTCTCATTtgcataattattttttttcattattgaaGAAGCAAAAGTCAACTCCATTGGTTAGTTGTGCATGCATGCTAATTAGATAAGGTTtgatgaaaaattatatattgtgGGACGTTGAGTAATTGGGtgtttgttgaattaaaatttttaattataaatttttaaaattttcaaaaagtatataattataaatttttagggtcggtattatttttttctcaaggttttacaAATCTGTACAAATGCCGATCGATTCTATTTAACGGATTTATAATaacgagaaaaaaagagaaaaattggTTGCATGATCTAACTAGCTCTCGGGCACCTAAGATTTTAGGTCGAAGTTGATGGGATTAAAATTGTTCATGAAGAGATTGTGAGACAATTAACAAATCTCACACAAAATTGACGGttaatattgttaaaaaaaatgttaattatatGACTACTTCTAACACATGAcctaattttctctctctttcttcaatttttataaaataaacggtcggtaattttaaaatgaacaCGTAATTAATATTGGAAtcgattcttttttaaaaagtaaaagaaaagacatgTCTCGATATAAAAAGCTGTAATCCTTAAAGACGCATATAGAGATTACATGTACTAAACGATTATACAATTAGTCAATGTTTTAAATCGGGCTGTTGGTATGAATATTATTATCCAaagttgattaaaaaaattagtagaAGGTCggagtttatttatttatttatttatttatttataagagaaAGGAAGAGGAGATTAGTGAgtgtatttaaaataatggaaaaggttgttaaatatttataatacaaAGTCCCCTTTTGTCTTAGCCAAAggacatttaattttaaattttaaatttttaaattttaatttttttacaattgCAACCTCTCCTGATCACTAGCGCCACTCTTTatctaacaaaaataataatattaaaattaaagtatcCCCCACACGCTATTTTTGTAGTCCTTTTGGCTTGGGACACGTGCTCTCTTAGTCCCTTTCCTTCTTAGCTTGCCTTCATCTCTCTCCCTatagtttaaaaaacaaattaaaaaattaaagtaaacgACCGTCACAATGTAGCTGACAGCTTTGTATCGATAACCCCACGAGAAAAAACTCATAAAAGTGACTTGGGTTTATGTCTGACTGAGGAAAATCGTAACAGTGTATTGGGTTTATGCCTGATTGATGAACGTATGAGCTAAGAACCGTGAAAGTGTGTCGGGTTTATGTCTGAGTGTGAAATTATGTCGGATTTGTGTGTGCTCGGTAGTTATTTGGGTACCTACACGGGTTTAAATCTAGGGTGATTATTAGGAGACAGTTATATTGTGAGGGAGGAGGtgatatgatttttatttttaggaggTAGGGGAGAGAGAAGTATGAGCTGGAAGGAGATTCCGTGTGTGCGCCTTGAGCTGTATTGAAAACCCCTTTGTGTGTGTTATTTGCTTGTTTCCTTCCCTCTTTCCTCGCCCCACTCCATCAAAACACTATAAATACCCCTTTCTTAatcccttttttcttcaccCTCCTAATTTCTTCTCCCAATTTCATCCATACGCCATAAACCAAACAACTCCGAAACATGTTCTGTTTCGCCGCCGTCATCGCcgccttctttcttcttcttcttcattttcttttcaaattctcCGCCCCTGCTCGCCGGAAACTTCCCCTTCCGCCGGGCTCAATGGGCTGGCCTTACATGGGTGAAACCCTCCAACTCTACTCTCAAGATCCCAATGTCTTCTTCGcctcaaagaagaagaggtttttatttgtttctctctctgttcatgtttttgggtttgtttctcaaatgggttttgattaatttgattaatttgattgattttgttgtgttttgatTACAGATATGGTCCTATTTTCAAGTCCCACATATTGGGTTATCCTTGTGTGATGGTTTCTAGCCCTGAAGCTGCTAAGTTTGTGTTGGTCACTAAAGCTCATCTCTTTAAGCCTACATTTCCAGCCAGTAAAGAAAGGATGTTGGGCAAAAATGCCATCTTCTTTCACCAAGGTGACTACCATGCTAAATTACGACGCCTCGTTCTTCGAACATTCATGCCTGAAGCGATTCGAAACATCGTCCCGAGTATCGAATCCATTGCTAAGAACACTGTTCAATCATGGGATGGACAATTGATCAATACCTTCCAAGAAATGAAGATGGTATAATACAGTTCTTCCTCAATTCTTTACATTAAAAACAGAgtaaaaacagagcaaaaacaGAGCATCTCTGTTTCTTATTCATATACTCTGGTTTTTTTTCGAATGGTTTGTATATTTGGTTAATtatgttcttcttgttcttcttcagttTGCATTCGAGGTTTCTTTACTTTCGATATTTGGAAAAGAAGAAGCTCTTTACTTCGAAGACTTGAAGCGATGCTATTACACACTTGAAAAAGGGTACAATTCAATGCCGATAAACCTGCCAGGAACACTCTTCCACAAGGCCATGAAAGCAAGGAAAGAGCTAGCACATATCTTAACCAAGATCCTCTCAACCAGAAGAGAAATGAAGCGCGATCACAACGATCTCCTTGGATCTTTCATGGGTGAAAAGGAAGGCCTCACCGATGAACAGATCGCCGATAACGTCATCGGTCTAATATTCGCTGCTCGGGACACGACCGCAAGTGTTCTAACATGGATCTTGAAGTATCTAGGAGAAAACCCAAGTGTTCTTCAAGCTGTCACTGTAAGAATCATCTCTAAACTTAAACCAAAACCCAAATTCCACTTTCTTTTCCTAGAGCttagaaataaattgaaatgaattcTCCTCTGTTCTTGGGTTTATAGGATGAACAAGAAGCAATCATGAAGGAAAAACAGAGTGGAGATGATAATCTCACCTGGGCTGACACCAAAAACATGCCGATCACTTCAAGGGTGATTCAAGAAACTCTAAGAGTTGCTTCAGTTCTATCATTTACCTTCAGAGAAGCCGTGGAAGATGTAGAATTTGACGGTAAGAACACAAacccaagaaaaaaaagttaaattctGAAATCAAAACCCATTTTCATCTGTTTTCTGATTCAAAAACTCTCCATCTTCAGGCTATTTGATTCCAAAAGGATGGAAAGTTCTTCCTCTTTTCAGAAACATTCATCACAGCCCAGAAAATTTCCCTCAACCAGACAAGTTCGATCCTTCAAGATTCGAGgtaaaaacagaggaaacagAGCACagtgtatttatttattaattgctGGCTTGCTTACTTCATttagaaaaacaagaacatattcttcttccctttcctttttccCACACAAATTTGGTTTAGCCCAAACATTCAATGATTGTGTTTATTATGATTGAAACAGGTCCCTCAAAAACCCAATACCTACATGCCATTTGGCAATGGAACCCACTCTTGTCCAGGAAATGAACTGGCCAAGCTCGAAATGCTCGTTCTTCTCCATCATTTAACCACCAAGTACAGGTCGGTAATTTCTCAATCTTTAACCTTCAAAATCATCTGATCCAAGAAGACCCATGTGATTGATTTGGCTGTTGGCTTGAAATTTATGCAGATGGAGTGTAGTGGGCGCTCAAGAAGGCATTCAATACGGTCCTTTTGCGCTTCCCCATAATGGGCTTCCCATTAAAATCTCTCTCAAGAAGTAAAAACAGAAGAACACAGAaacccagaaaaaaaaaagatcaagaGAAGAGAATACGAAGATTGTTCCAAAACTTTGAGtgaaaaattcagaaaaagtttctaaaaatagaaatagagcAATGGAAAACTGTTGTCTAAGGTCAAATCAGCATCAGTGAGGTAAAGAAGAATcagaaacagaggaaatgTGCTCTGTTATGGTTTTTTGGGCAAAAGGGGACAGTTTCTGACTCGCAAGAGAGTCATTATAGTTTGGATATACTTTAGAAAAACCCAACGGTCCTGATTTTTTGTgagttttattcttttttttttttttttaaattttacatgaAATGAATGGGGAAAAGTCCTCATCTGTATTTACTTTACTTTTACATACCAATTTTGTTGTAACCAAAAATTTCCACGCAAGGCTAATAAGTATTATAATATAAGTTCTCTTCCTATTACTCCCATCACTAAATGCAAGGGTATAATGGTAATTTAGATGGGTCGGTCGGTCAGTTGATTGGTATTATGCGTAAACTCGTAACAATATGGATCGATAAAAGAATTAGAgggatttaatatttttattattaaggtagaaaatacaaaaattgggaatttaagagaaataaaatgaaataaaaataggggaaattattaactaaaaaaagtaaaaaagggtttattatttatgtatttaagaGTCAAACAATGAACAGACAGCCAAACATGACCATGACGTGTTGACTTAAAATGCTGGAAATAAATCATCTCATCTACCCTAACCCTTTTGAATATTCgacatataataaataaatatatattaattagggAATTTAATTCTCTTCCTCCCTTTTCTCAACTTTGACTTTCCCATgactattatttattcaacacaaaaaattaatgttatattAAATAGATTCTTCTATGTTTCCAATGAAAAAAAGCCACGTGACTTACCTTATCTCtctttaattattcaattttcaaatcaaaatatctatgaatcattcaaattttattttgtttgtttgaattcttaaaattaaaaaaaaaaaggtgaaaatgGAGAAACGTAATTTCTTAAAGTTGAAAATGGTAAGAATTAATTTGATCTCATTAACGAGAGCCAATAGGTAAGTAGAAATGTCCATTTTGTCGACAAGACTCAAAACTCGCTAAGAACAAGAAGATATCCCGTTTTGATGGAGCATAAGCAAGAGAATGGGAAACATTTTCTCAATTAGATAAATACGGCCAAGGACAGAGGACGGAATTATATTCCCCGTCCTTAcctaatataaatatttttaatatatatatatatatatatatatatatatatatatatatatatatatatttcttttactatatcaaaaaaaataaattagttagtTAATTTTAAGACTAATTATATTGCCCTACCCAACCTCGTACACATTTTATTGGCAAGTAATTGAGCCATGATAAAGTTAACGATCTTTCTTGGAAGGTTTTTGTTATGACATAGTCCCACATGAGAAAGTATCTAATTAGGGTTTAAGACTTTAGGagtcttttttttctaatcgAGATTTAAACGGATTATCCGAGGTTATTAGCCAATTGAATAtacttacaatttttttacaaaCCAACAATGCacataaaacaattaaaaatgaaaaaaaaattatatggctatttattatgttattattagttaaattgccaaagaaaaaatgatgtggctATTTATGATgccattattaatttaaattgaacattatttctaaataaataaaacaattggagattcaaacgttaaacacaaaaaatatttgaattttattaaatacttaattagataaatatttaaattaacatatgatataatttaccctaataattattaaactagCTACTAACCGCTGCTGTTTCCGTTGACTTTCTCCTAAAATGAATAAatcatttctaatttttaattctttcatattttatattttttcaaagtactttaaaataaaatcaatttttcatcctttcttactataaattataattatattttctttttttctcaatggcttatttagaatttttttaattaatctcattttttctccatggtttatataaaaatttattaatttattcgaCATTTCAAATCTACAACCCtatcacttaaaaaaaaaaaattaaaagctttatattataataaatacaaaatttaacataCAAATACTTCAACGAcctatttgatattttaaaaattttaatacttaCTATATACAAATTTGAACGACttatcaattatgttttaatgtttatgacctattaaatataactacaaaatttcataatcgACGATGTTTGATttgtaaattacaaaataagaaacaaaatcagataataatatatattttccgaTACGAAACttgttcaataatttatttatttcagttCGAGGTCAAAgttcaaaatctcaaaattctaatatttattgGAGAAATGATGTACTTACTAGCTGTAAGATTATTATAAGATAATGGTCGAAAGTAAGcgaaattattatgaaatgatgagagagagagagagacacgTGGCGCCACAAAAGGAGCTGAATTTGGTTTGCTTGCATTCGTGGCTGCcaccttttataagaaaatatatttatatatattgcaTGCTTCATACagtttgttttattatttattttattttcgtcCAATGCATATCTAAacaattataaacaaaattggCCACAACTTAGACAATTTCAACCcaaaattgtcataaatatttctattttatcaaaaataaaaataaaatatcgtaaacttatttaaaaaagatgttaaatatttataatgaattttgtatataaatatttacctATATAAGTATTTTGATCGCCCTTCTATAAATATCTTGCTTGGtacatcaaatcaaaactattGACACGTGTATATTTATCAACgaataaaatctaaaagatctcgctaaaataaaaaaataaaaaaaaaagtctaggAGGACTTAAAAATCTACCattgtattaattataaaattgactTTAATTGTATTATCGTAATGGAGCTTCCTTCTATGAAATCTCTTCCGATTGTCGTCATGTTGAATATCAAGTTTTGGTTTTGACATTTTGATGCGTTGTCATTGCTTAGCTTCATTCATTAATTGtaatcaatttcaaatttgccGATTCAATTACACATtacatcacatcacaatattgTTCctaatttagattatttaaataatcatctcacatcacatcacaatattgTTCctaatttagattatttaaataatcatCTCATTAGGTTCTAATCGTATTGCTTATATTGAtgcaaatattaatttatttatcctTAAATGCtatatttacctttttttctttgggaGGAATTCACTTGCTTTTAATTAAGACTCCTTGCCACGTGGGATGCAAAGCAAATATGGAGGATCCTTTAGAGATACAAGTAATaccaaatttggaaaatataaaagttgaCAAACAATGTGCTACCAACAGGTGTTAGAAGCCATGCTATGAATTGCTCGAGAATTTAAACCATCCATATCGAATTTAAACCATTCATATCAAGAGAATATGTTAGCTATCTTTAATGCTATGCTCACTTAGCACCTCAAAAACTAGTTTGTTTGATAGTCACTATTAAGGAGGTAAAATGGATTACCTAAATGAGATAATGCTATCCAAGTATATATTATAGCGAGTTAACAATTAGTTATATATCAATTTCGACTataagtttttaattaattgattccaaatatttgaatcaaCCTAAAGGAGTTCAATGAATTTGAAATAGTGGTTCATACTTAGCATGCTAAATCAcaagaaataacataaatttagAGCAATTCAAACgataatcaattaatttaattggcAAGCCATTTCGTGGATAAACATGCCAATTCATCCAACCCTGCCTAAAAAAGGTCAATCACTCCTTTTCTTAGAGAGCTCAGAATGACACCTACACCACATACACATATAAATATCTAACATATAGATGTATATACTACGTAAGCATCCAGTCGTGGAACGTTTGCATCAAAAAATACTTAATGGTTAGGGTGTCCTTTATGAGATGTTGCACATAAATTTTCAACTCATCATGAATTGCGTGTACAAATTCCATTGCAAAGAGGATGTTAAAGCCTACCAAAGATATCTCTAGAGAGAGAGTGAAGGAGAAAAACAAGGGCCATATAGAGTTCTAACATAGCTGATGCTTGATGGGgcatttaatatttctttgttACAATACAGAGTGTATGAATTATACAGAATAAAACATGTAAAATTGCAGACGtgacataaataataaatataaagctTGAGCTAAGCTGAAGAAACTGGCACATAAAACTACCCAAGTGAAATCTAGTACTAGATTAAATACTGACCTTGTTATTTAACAGCAATTCTTGGATGTAAACACATGGGATGGCAACAGCGAGTCGGAGGAGCATCGGTCAAGTATCGAAGGTCGTTCTGCTAACACCATCATCTGCATAAGCTCTGCATCTGTTTCTTAGCTGTGGAAGATTGCATGAATTCAGATATACAGGTTAGAAACTATGTCGtgagtttgaatttctttgcAATGGTTTAAGCATGTTTGGTCAGCATTCTGGATTTTCTGATGTTTGATAGGCAATCAAAGTTTACTTTCGTCAGcattcttaaattatttatccatTTGGAAGAGTTGGAAAAAGGTAACCAAATAAAAACTGCACCTTTTCAACAGCATCTTCCATGGCCGAGGCATCTTGCACTCCTTTCCTTAGGATATCAATACGGCCTTGAACATGCCGGTTCTGTTCCTCAGCCTAGAGAAGAcctttatttagatttactGATGAAGAAAAGATGAGTTAAGTTGGTTTGATTAGTTACAAGTGTTGCTCACCGTTTTTAGCATGTCCTTCAAGTGTTGGatctcattcttctttgtcATGGATAGATAATTGGCAATTTCCATTATGTTTGTCCTGCATTACATGTTATTTATTAACTCAAGAGAAATTCAATCTGTAAAGCTATGAAAACCCGACGACTGTGAAACCCCATTCCCATCCCATtgcataaaaaagaaaaactagaaGGGAATACGAGGGCATTTAACCACAAACTTACAGAAAATTTTACAATTGTACCTACGACGCCATAAGTAATGTATTGCAAAATGTACACACCATCTCCCAATTATAATAATCATCGCAATCAAATTCTCGAACAGAATTGTcacaatttaacaaaaaaattatacttctATGTCACTAAAAATGTTATAACAGAAGGGTTTAGGCTAGTTAACATTCTAACCGTTGTATAATCAACGAGTGTTTCAggtgatttttcatttataaaatatatttaagattttaaaaaaattagttccTAAACTTAACTTGttaattcctaaattttagtacgtgattaaaaaatttgtaaatatttaatcacattttttcatatattgatAGATTAACTTGTTTTGGACCAAATGTGTTCATAACCAACCAAGACAAAGTCTTTCcatcataaaattataaaaagaaattgacacttaagtttaaaaactaaattgtcACAAAGTATAtgctaatttattataaactaaagTTCAAAAACTAGGTTAGTACCTTCATGGaccaaaaatatctttttagcCTATATCTAATTAGAACATTAAAATATGATCCAGAAAATAACCTGGCAGCAGAAGATACCTACTTTTTGGAATACAATGGGTCTAGATCTTGCTCTTCCAAAAGTtgttcaacattatcaagTACAAGTCCCACCTGCATAAAGCAAAACTATTATAATGCAAGCAGAACAGTGACACGATGTTAAGAGGGAAAGTTATCTGCATACAGACACAAATGGCTAGCAATACATCACTTCAAACAAATCCCAACatataaaattggaaattgaGGAGAAGATAATCATTTTATAGCATGAAACATTACATAATGTCGATAACATTTACTATCATGCGAACCATCATGATCAACACTCCCATTTCCATTATTTCTTTCTCATCACtcatgtttttcctttttcttttttgattgaAACCCGCCATTGCCTGTTTGGACTCCGATATCTTATACATTCAAACTAAGTTGAGTTTTTCAAAACTGAGATATCAATAGTTTCAATGAAGGTTCTCCCCGTAATCATATTGAACTTGTCCAAGAAATCATGCCCATACct
Encoded here:
- the LOC111810334 gene encoding uncharacterized protein LOC111810334 isoform X1 → MDKKHEIGTPVSSSQIDLKKSFKLAVRSLLTSCSREEFRECFSRFTTAEQEYLHRLFIQVITSLHGNIEDEFESLCVETQVGLVLDNVEQLLEEQDLDPLYSKKTNIMEIANYLSMTKKNEIQHLKDMLKTAEEQNRHVQGRIDILRKGVQDASAMEDAVEKLRNRCRAYADDGVSRTTFDT
- the LOC111810334 gene encoding uncharacterized protein LOC111810334 isoform X2, coding for MDKKHEIGTPVSSSQIDLKKSFKLAVRSLLTSCSREVITSLHGNIEDEFESLCVETQVGLVLDNVEQLLEEQDLDPLYSKKTNIMEIANYLSMTKKNEIQHLKDMLKTAEEQNRHVQGRIDILRKGVQDASAMEDAVEKLRNRCRAYADDGVSRTTFDT
- the LOC111810919 gene encoding abscisic acid 8'-hydroxylase 1-like, which produces MFCFAAVIAAFFLLLLHFLFKFSAPARRKLPLPPGSMGWPYMGETLQLYSQDPNVFFASKKKRYGPIFKSHILGYPCVMVSSPEAAKFVLVTKAHLFKPTFPASKERMLGKNAIFFHQGDYHAKLRRLVLRTFMPEAIRNIVPSIESIAKNTVQSWDGQLINTFQEMKMFAFEVSLLSIFGKEEALYFEDLKRCYYTLEKGYNSMPINLPGTLFHKAMKARKELAHILTKILSTRREMKRDHNDLLGSFMGEKEGLTDEQIADNVIGLIFAARDTTASVLTWILKYLGENPSVLQAVTDEQEAIMKEKQSGDDNLTWADTKNMPITSRVIQETLRVASVLSFTFREAVEDVEFDGYLIPKGWKVLPLFRNIHHSPENFPQPDKFDPSRFEVPQKPNTYMPFGNGTHSCPGNELAKLEMLVLLHHLTTKYRWSVVGAQEGIQYGPFALPHNGLPIKISLKK